In Lewinellaceae bacterium, a single window of DNA contains:
- a CDS encoding carbohydrate binding domain-containing protein, protein MRYLLSCSVIFLLQIHLPAQNFDGGFPFFLPYYDSSAQEFLPEFPAYTIGEAHRVSAGPGGQFLSGGGAVRFWGVNIVSGACFPEQDKAPAIAARMRKMGINLVRFHHLDNPNWGGANTSILLNGQNGTRQLNPVTLDRLDYFIAQLKRNGIFVNMNLNVSRTFQEADGVPGADSLPDFAKGVTLFDPWLVFLQKEYAEQLLGHVNPYTSLPLAEDPVLAMVEMNNENSLYGYWKEGRLRPFADGGALLRRHNEMLDSLWHAWLLDKYGNQENLAAAWNAGATQPGTGQVLSNGGFETGTVAWPWFLEVHEAAQASLSASSQNPYEGNYCARLQVDNVTGTDWHLQFKQSGFSLQKDSAYVLQFAARSSTPMNISVAAMRDNSPYTWYAGATFALTEEWQTFSFSFVSPEDNNGQGRITISPTREGILYFDAFSLSPPWKSGLAAGESLASGNVQRILWAERLLFTENRLADMAAFYLQLQAGHFADLAAYLRDNLGVQAPIAGTNALGGVSDASLHENLDYLDDHSYWDHPWFPGNAWDPYNWLIQNQPQLKDDYLSSIANICSGLQLADKPYTVSEYNHGAPNRFRTEMVHALAAYSAFHGVDGIMWFDYNGDSRWDGNFVNGFFSLHRDNSIMALFPAFAYAFRQGLIAEDDSPVEVQYSADWVYKSGKMDNQGRWGKFVPYDKRLALTHAIRTKSYQASAATDFTTLPAVESNPYTTKTGETSLDTEAGLLATATPRFAAITGFLEDAAGTTAGDLALVQASRFGSVSWLALSQAPLSRAQRSLLTLSTVQQNTGMVWDGTQTVHNNWGAGPTVQAPQALTLRLHIEADSLRVYPLSTIGEAGPPFTLQPVAPGYFEWGIDQEEYPTLWFGLEAMGGLVPAKDASGTGMLLRHYPNPLAEGPHHIEYQLAEGAVVELRVFNAQGQEVNRREEGWQVAGVHRTSFETGGLPAGSYLFSLAAMRKDGQLQGQQWGRVQVERF, encoded by the coding sequence ATGAGATATTTACTTTCCTGCTCCGTTATTTTCTTGTTACAAATCCACCTCCCCGCCCAGAACTTCGACGGGGGCTTCCCCTTCTTTCTGCCCTATTACGATTCCTCCGCCCAGGAATTCCTGCCCGAATTCCCCGCCTATACCATCGGGGAAGCCCACCGGGTAAGCGCCGGGCCAGGCGGCCAGTTTCTTTCCGGGGGGGGGGCCGTCCGCTTCTGGGGCGTCAACATCGTATCCGGCGCCTGCTTCCCGGAACAGGACAAAGCTCCTGCCATCGCCGCCCGCATGCGCAAGATGGGCATCAACCTGGTGCGCTTCCACCACCTCGACAATCCGAACTGGGGAGGCGCCAACACCAGCATCTTGCTCAATGGGCAAAACGGCACCCGCCAGCTCAACCCCGTTACGCTCGACCGGTTGGACTACTTCATCGCCCAGCTGAAGCGCAACGGCATTTTCGTGAATATGAACCTCAACGTGTCCCGCACCTTCCAGGAAGCCGACGGGGTGCCGGGCGCCGACTCCCTGCCGGATTTTGCCAAGGGTGTTACCCTGTTCGACCCCTGGCTGGTGTTCCTGCAAAAAGAATACGCAGAGCAACTGTTGGGCCACGTCAACCCCTACACCAGCCTGCCCCTGGCTGAAGATCCCGTGCTGGCCATGGTGGAGATGAACAACGAGAACAGCCTCTACGGCTACTGGAAAGAGGGCCGGCTGCGCCCGTTTGCCGATGGCGGCGCTCTGCTCCGGCGGCACAATGAGATGCTCGACAGCCTCTGGCACGCCTGGCTGCTCGATAAATATGGAAATCAGGAAAACCTGGCAGCCGCCTGGAATGCAGGCGCCACCCAACCCGGAACCGGCCAGGTATTGTCCAATGGGGGATTTGAAACCGGGACGGTGGCCTGGCCCTGGTTCCTGGAAGTGCACGAGGCCGCCCAGGCCAGCTTGTCCGCCTCCAGCCAAAATCCTTATGAAGGCAACTACTGCGCCCGCCTGCAGGTGGATAACGTGACCGGCACCGACTGGCACCTGCAGTTCAAGCAGAGCGGCTTTTCCCTGCAAAAGGATTCCGCTTATGTCCTGCAGTTTGCCGCCCGATCCAGTACGCCCATGAACATTTCGGTGGCGGCCATGCGCGACAACAGCCCCTACACCTGGTACGCCGGCGCCACTTTCGCCCTGACGGAAGAGTGGCAAACCTTTTCCTTCTCGTTTGTGTCGCCGGAAGACAACAACGGGCAGGGCCGCATTACCATCAGCCCCACACGGGAAGGCATTTTGTATTTTGATGCGTTCAGCCTGTCACCCCCCTGGAAATCAGGCCTGGCGGCAGGAGAAAGCCTGGCCTCCGGCAACGTTCAACGCATCCTCTGGGCAGAGCGCCTGCTTTTCACCGAAAACCGCCTGGCCGATATGGCAGCTTTTTACCTGCAACTGCAGGCCGGCCATTTTGCCGATCTGGCCGCCTACCTGCGCGACAACCTGGGCGTGCAGGCGCCCATTGCCGGCACCAACGCCCTGGGCGGCGTCAGCGACGCGTCCCTCCACGAAAATCTCGACTACCTCGACGACCACAGCTACTGGGACCACCCCTGGTTTCCCGGCAATGCCTGGGACCCCTACAACTGGCTCATCCAAAACCAACCCCAGCTGAAGGATGATTACCTCAGCTCCATTGCCAATATTTGCTCCGGCCTGCAGCTGGCGGATAAGCCCTACACCGTCAGTGAGTACAACCACGGCGCGCCCAACCGCTTTCGCACGGAAATGGTGCATGCCCTGGCGGCCTACAGCGCTTTTCACGGCGTAGACGGCATCATGTGGTTCGACTACAACGGCGACAGCCGGTGGGATGGCAATTTTGTGAATGGCTTCTTCAGCCTGCACCGCGACAACTCCATTATGGCGCTGTTCCCTGCCTTTGCCTATGCCTTCCGGCAGGGTTTGATAGCAGAGGACGATTCGCCAGTTGAGGTGCAGTACAGTGCAGATTGGGTGTACAAGTCCGGCAAGATGGACAACCAAGGCCGCTGGGGCAAGTTTGTGCCGTACGACAAGCGCCTGGCGCTTACCCATGCCATTCGGACAAAGAGCTATCAGGCTTCCGCCGCCACAGATTTCACTACTTTGCCTGCCGTGGAGAGTAATCCCTATACTACAAAAACCGGGGAGACTTCCCTGGATACCGAGGCGGGCCTGCTGGCCACTGCTACGCCCCGTTTTGCCGCCATTACCGGCTTCCTGGAAGATGCCGCCGGCACTACTGCCGGAGATTTGGCGCTGGTGCAGGCCAGCCGCTTCGGCTCCGTCAGCTGGCTGGCCCTTTCGCAGGCGCCGCTGTCCAGGGCGCAGCGCTCCCTGCTCACCCTCTCCACCGTGCAACAGAATACCGGCATGGTGTGGGACGGCACCCAGACGGTGCACAACAACTGGGGAGCCGGCCCGACGGTGCAAGCGCCCCAGGCGCTTACCCTGCGGCTGCACATCGAGGCTGACTCGCTGCGGGTGTATCCTTTGAGTACGATTGGCGAGGCAGGCCCTCCCTTTACCCTTCAGCCCGTAGCGCCCGGTTATTTTGAATGGGGCATTGATCAGGAAGAATATCCCACGCTCTGGTTTGGGCTGGAAGCGATGGGCGGGCTGGTGCCGGCCAAAGACGCCTCTGGTACGGGCATGTTGCTGCGCCATTACCCCAACCCGCTGGCGGAGGGGCCGCATCATATCGAATATCAACTGGCGGAAGGGGCGGTGGTGGAACTGCGCGTGTTCAATGCGCAGGGGCAGGAGGTGAATAGACGGGAGGAGGGTTGGCAAGTAGCAGGCGTTCATCGCACTTCTTTTGAAACGGGGGGGCTGCCTGCGGGGAGCTATTTGTTTTCATTGGCGGCAATGAGGAAGGATGGCCAGTTGCAGGGGCAGCAGTGGGGGAGGGTGCAGGTGGAGCGGTTCTAG